ATATGTGATTGCATAGGTAGTGATGGGTCTGTTTTGGATTCAGCCAGTGCCCAATTAAGGACTATCAGGAAAAGCATAAATATATACAACAATAGAATAAGGGATAATTTAAATTCGATAATACATTCATCTAGGTATCAATCAGTTTTACAGGAACCGATAATTACAATTAGAAACAACCGCTATGTTGTGCCTTTAAAGAGCCAATGCAGGGGAGCTATAAAGGGAATAGTGCACGATCAGTCTGCCAGCGGTGTTACTGTATTTATAGAGCCTTCTTCTGTTGTTGAGGCAAACAACAAATTAAATCAATTGTATACAGATGAAAAAAGAGAAATAGAAAAGATTCTTTCACAGCTGACATATACGATTAAGGATAATAATGATTTGATATATAGCAATATTAGAATACTGCAGCAGTTGGATGTAATATTTGCTAAAGCAAATTTAGCAATAGATATGGATGCTGTGAAACCTGTCTTAAACACTAAAATGTATATAGAGCTGAAAGATGCTAGGCATCCCTTGATACCAAAAGAAGAAGTAGTTCCTATCGACATAGAGCTGGGAAACAGATTTTTTATTTTGCTTATCACAGGACCCAATACGGGGGGAAAGACAGTTGCATTAAAGACATTAGGGCTTTTGGTGCTTATGGCTCAATCTGGTTTGTTCATTCCTGCAAAACAAGGTTCTCAGATTTCAGTTTTTAACAAAGTTTTTGCTGATATAGGTGATGAGCAGAGCATAGAGCAAAGTCTCAGCACTTTTTCAGCCCATATGAAAAACATAAAAAGAATAATAGAGGATGTAGATCAATTTTCACTTGTATTATTGGATGAATTGGGGGCAGGTACAGACCCTGATGAAGGTTCAGCCTTAGCCATGGCTATATTGGATTATCTTTATCAGAAACAGGCACGGACGGTTGCTACTACTCATTATAGTGAATTAAAGAAATATGCTCTATCAAAAAAGGGAATAGAAAATGCTGCTGTTGAATTTGATATAAATACTTTGAGTCCGACGTATAGGCTTATTATCGGAGTAGCAGGAAAGAGCAATGCTTTTGATATTTCTGAAAAACTAGGGTTAGATAAAAAAATAGTTCAAAATGCAAGAGATTTAATATCATCTGATAAAATTAGATTTGAAGATATTTTAGCATCACTGGAAAAAAACAGAATAGAATCAGAGACCCACTTAGACAGTGCTGTTAGATTTAAGCAAGATGTGAAACAACTCAAAGAGGATTATAAAATAAAGGTTGATCAAATAGAGCAACAGAAAAATCGTATAATTCAACAGGCAAAACAAGAAGCGAGAAAGATTTTATTGGATGCCAAGGAAAAATCCGATGATATTATCAAAGATTTAAAAAGGATACAATATGATGCTGCAAAAGGAGAGGAATCTATAAATAAACAGATTGAACAAAAAAGAAGACATTTAAACGATAAAATAAAATTGATAAATACTGAAATTATGAAGGATACTTTTGCTCCAAGTCAGGCAGTACATTCTCCTCAAAACATAAAAAAAGGAGATAGTGTATATCTTTTAAACATTCAAAAGAAAGGGATTGCTTTGAGTGATCCTGATCCTGACGGGGAGCTGACTGTGCAAGTAGGAATTTTAAAGGTAAAGGTAAAACTTGAAGAGGTTAAGAAAATAAAAGATGAGCAGCAGGAGTATACAGAAAAAGTATTGTCTGTGAACTTGAATAAAGATAGGAAAGTTTCCAATCAGATAGATTTGAGGGGCAAGCAACTTGAAGAGGCTTTAGCAGATGTGGACAAATTCTTAGATGAATGTATTTTGGCTGGATTGTCTGAGGTTATGATAATACACGGGAAAGGCACAGGGGTATTGAGAGCTGGGATAAGACACAATATAAAGAAACATCCCCATGTAAAAAAATTCAGATCGGGCAAATATGGTGAAGGTGAATCTGGTGTAACAGTTGTAACTTTAAAATAAGATATAAAAAATCCGGTATATACCGGATTTTTTATATCTTGAATTTGCTTATTGATTTTTTTAACGATTCGGCTGCATCGTTCAGTTTTTGGGCTTCATTTGATAATTCTTCGATAGCAGCTAGTTGCTGCTGGGTTGAAGCAGATACTTCTTGGGTTGAAGCAGCAGTCTGCTGTGATACAGCAGAAATATTTTGTATAGACAATACAGCTTGGTCCTTATCATTTTCCATACTCATTATAGCGGAATGTATAATTTCAATTCTTGTTACCAGATCTTCCATATGTTCAGAAATTTTATCCAATGTTTCAGTTGCGTTTGAGACTGCTTGAATTTGAGCTTTTACTACTTCATTAGCCGATTCAGCTGTTTGCACAGTATCATCTGTTTTTTGTTGTATGTTCTTTATTATCCTTGCTATCTCTTTAGTTGAGTCTTGTGATTGCTCTGCTAATTTCCTTATCTCTGAAGCTACAACAGCAAACCCTCTACCAGATTCCCCTGCTTTTGCAGCTTCAATTGCGGCATTCAAGGCCAGCAGATTGGTCTGATCAGATATGGTATTTATGGTTCCTATTATTTTGTCTATTTCAATAGAACGTCTGCTCAATTCATTTATATCCATTGTAATGGCTTTAGTTATTTTTGATGTATCGTCAGATTTTGATTCGAGTATTTTAATTATATCAAGACCTGTTTTTGTAAGAGTCTTTGTATCATCGGCAACCTTACTCATGGTTTTTGCATTTGCAGTTATTTCATTTACTTTTTCAGCTAGGGTGTCCATATTTTTGACGCCGGTTTCAGCATCCATTGCTTGTTCTGAAGCACCTTTTGCTATTTCTTGAACAGCATGCGAAACCTGATCAGAGATAGCTGCTGTTTCCTGAGAAGTAGATGCTAAGGATGATGCAGATTGAGATACAGTTGTGGTTGCATTTGCAATATCACCTATCAAAATCCTTATGCTTTTGAGCATATTGTTGAAGCTGTTTGCCAGCTTACCTACTTCATCTTTTCTCTTTCTTGATATGCTCTGGTTTAGATCGCCTTTTTCAGCTTTAGCCATAATTTTAGATAGTGTAATAAGGTCTTTTGTGAATGCAATAGATACAAAAAACGCCAACACTATGCCGAAGAGACAACATATTATTATAAGGGTGATAGATTTGCTTCTTATATCTCTAGCAGGGGCAAGCAGTTCATCTGTTTCAACATTTCCAATGAGAGTCCATTCATTACCCTGTCCAAACTTAAAATATGTACACATATACTCTTTATCATTTTTATAAAAAGTAAAAGAGCCGTTATCCTTTTTAGCTTTGGCTATTGTTTCAAAATATTCATGTGATGATATGTCGTCATCTTTTTTCAACTCACCGTTTACGTTAGATATAACCTTTCTGTCAGGGGTGGCTAATGATATTTGTCCGGTGTTTCCTATATCAAAATTTTTGATGAGGTCGTAAATATTTGAAACAGAGATATTTATTTTGAGAACACCATAACTTCCTTTATCGAATGATATTGATTTCAACATCCTTACTTGGCTTATTACATCCCTATCACCACTGCTTTTAAAGATATCCTCGTTGCTTCCTATCCAAGAGGCTTTTCCATCATCTTCTACCGCATTTTTGTACCAATCACTGTTTACTATTTCATCAAAATTATCTAGATTGAACAGATTCATGCTTGGAGCACCTACTGTAGTATTTTTATCGTTAACAATATAAATACTATCGATGAACTTTGAATTTGATACTATATTATTCAGCTCATCCTCTATATTCTTTCTTGCATTCATCTTATCGTAATCGTTAGTTTCTTTGGAATTTAATATTTTCAGGCTTTCTTGTAATGTTTTGTCTGTAAATATTTTCATAGATTCCTGGTCAATATTTGAGATAATAAAACCTAGGTATTGTTCTGCCATTTCCATAGATTCTATGGTGTAATTAGAGACTGATTCTTTTATGGTCTTTGCGGTGTTTGAATAATTTATAGTGCTGCT
This genomic window from Clostridia bacterium contains:
- a CDS encoding endonuclease MutS2, with the protein product MNLKTLKALEYDKIIKKLYDLTTSQMGKDAIEGLMPSCDPGKIKHMLEETEEAYNIINVEGMPPLNGFNDIRKELKMAEVGSTLNAEQLLSIRSILKICRDLKRFKLMLQKRKLEYSKIFRQIESLFDLKQVEDSICDCIGSDGSVLDSASAQLRTIRKSINIYNNRIRDNLNSIIHSSRYQSVLQEPIITIRNNRYVVPLKSQCRGAIKGIVHDQSASGVTVFIEPSSVVEANNKLNQLYTDEKREIEKILSQLTYTIKDNNDLIYSNIRILQQLDVIFAKANLAIDMDAVKPVLNTKMYIELKDARHPLIPKEEVVPIDIELGNRFFILLITGPNTGGKTVALKTLGLLVLMAQSGLFIPAKQGSQISVFNKVFADIGDEQSIEQSLSTFSAHMKNIKRIIEDVDQFSLVLLDELGAGTDPDEGSALAMAILDYLYQKQARTVATTHYSELKKYALSKKGIENAAVEFDINTLSPTYRLIIGVAGKSNAFDISEKLGLDKKIVQNARDLISSDKIRFEDILASLEKNRIESETHLDSAVRFKQDVKQLKEDYKIKVDQIEQQKNRIIQQAKQEARKILLDAKEKSDDIIKDLKRIQYDAAKGEESINKQIEQKRRHLNDKIKLINTEIMKDTFAPSQAVHSPQNIKKGDSVYLLNIQKKGIALSDPDPDGELTVQVGILKVKVKLEEVKKIKDEQQEYTEKVLSVNLNKDRKVSNQIDLRGKQLEEALADVDKFLDECILAGLSEVMIIHGKGTGVLRAGIRHNIKKHPHVKKFRSGKYGEGESGVTVVTLK
- a CDS encoding methyl-accepting chemotaxis protein, which codes for MQKEPTKQKTKDKLKKPQNKLKSKKFWAELLDTTSIRMKLIICFLVLIIAPLVISSTINYSNTAKTIKESVSNYTIESMEMAEQYLGFIISNIDQESMKIFTDKTLQESLKILNSKETNDYDKMNARKNIEDELNNIVSNSKFIDSIYIVNDKNTTVGAPSMNLFNLDNFDEIVNSDWYKNAVEDDGKASWIGSNEDIFKSSGDRDVISQVRMLKSISFDKGSYGVLKINISVSNIYDLIKNFDIGNTGQISLATPDRKVISNVNGELKKDDDISSHEYFETIAKAKKDNGSFTFYKNDKEYMCTYFKFGQGNEWTLIGNVETDELLAPARDIRSKSITLIIICCLFGIVLAFFVSIAFTKDLITLSKIMAKAEKGDLNQSISRKRKDEVGKLANSFNNMLKSIRILIGDIANATTTVSQSASSLASTSQETAAISDQVSHAVQEIAKGASEQAMDAETGVKNMDTLAEKVNEITANAKTMSKVADDTKTLTKTGLDIIKILESKSDDTSKITKAITMDINELSRRSIEIDKIIGTINTISDQTNLLALNAAIEAAKAGESGRGFAVVASEIRKLAEQSQDSTKEIARIIKNIQQKTDDTVQTAESANEVVKAQIQAVSNATETLDKISEHMEDLVTRIEIIHSAIMSMENDKDQAVLSIQNISAVSQQTAASTQEVSASTQQQLAAIEELSNEAQKLNDAAESLKKSISKFKI